TGATCACTAGCTTTGAATACATTGGCATTAAATATATGAGCGTTAAATATATTGCTGCACAAATTTGGTTTGATAAGCAGGCAATACTGTATCCATTATCCATTGATTAAATGGCAAAACGACTTGTTGCAGACGCGCACTGCCTTTTGTACTTAGCCATTCTAATTCAAAGAGAAAATCACGCATGACTTTAGGAATATCCGCTAAATAACGACTTTTACCATCGCGCTCATAAAGCCGGATAAAAATACCAAGCACTTTTAGGTGCCGCTGTACGCCCATGATATTGACCTGCTTCTCAAGTTGCTCAGCACTGTCTGCTGTTAATAGCCCTGCTCGTTTTTGCAATTGCCAAAAATCATGAATCCACTGCGTTACTTGTGCTTCCGACCATTCGACATAGGCATCACGCAGCAATGATACCAAATCATAGCTATGCGCGCCAATCACCGCATCTTGAAAGTCAATCACCCCTAATCGCGTGTTATCCGCCTGATCCTGCATCAAATTGCGGCTATGATAATCACGATGGACGATGACTTGCGGTTGTAATACAATCTCTTCTATCAAGGCTGATTTTAGGTTTTCCCATAATGACGTATCAAGTGTCACGCCAATATGCGGGATAAACCACTCGCTAAATAAGTCCATTTCACGGGTTAGCATTGCGGCATCATAATCAGGCAATTGATGTTGAGACTTTGCTGTCTCTACCGGTATCTGTTGCAACGCAACTAGTGCCTGCATCGCTGATTGATAGTAGTCATTTACTTGCGCAGGCGTAGCACCAACCAATAAATGAGCGAACTCTACCGCGCCAAAATCTTGCAAGACCAAAAAGCCTTTTGTCACATCTTGCGCGATCAGCGTCGGCACATTGATGGCTTGCGACATGAGCTTTGCCACATTAATAAACTGCTGCATCGCGTCTTGCTCATCAGCCGAATCCATGACAATATAACGCGCTGTTTTTGTCGTATCATCTGTACCACCAGCTACTAGCTGAATACGGTGATAACGGCGAGCACTGGCATCACCTGGTAAGCTCTCAAGGGTAAAGGTTTGATTCTCGAACACTTGCTTTAACCAGCACTTTAATGACTCTTGGGGCGTATTAATGGCAGGTATCGCAAGTTCTAATATTTGTTCGTCGGTAATAGTTTTTTCGGTCATAAAAAGCATCGCAGGTTAAATATAAGTCGTAAATGACTAAATGAGTGATAAGTAGGACAAATACTTGCTAAAATAGTGAGCGCTTATTGCACAGTCGCTGTTGTCTTAAAAATAGCATGGCTATCTAATAAACTTTGATAATTTGATAAATAGTGTAGCTGATTTGGTTTTTTTTGACTATGATTAGTCGTCATTATATGTAAAACGTCCCAACTTTTAAGATTATATTATTTATTATTCGTTTATAAAGCGCTGTAGCTGTCTAAAACAGACTTGATAGACGATATATTGCAATCCAATAGGCTCTACAAATCATAGGTGTGCCCTTGTTATATTCTCCGCTTTACCAAAGCATCCGTTTGATTTTATTTGGCGCGCTGGGCTTATCGAGCCTGACCGTTAGTGCCGCTATCAATCAGACTGACTCGATGATGCCTGAGCCATTGGTGACTGATAGCTCAAACCAGTATGCCGATGACGTAGCAACTGATGCTGGTTTTAATAATGAAATCAACAATCAAGACATCAGCTATCAAAGCGACAGTCAGCAGTCAGCAGCCTATAAAAAAGCCAGTTTGAGTAGTGATGCTACTCTCAGTAATGACGCGGCTGTAAATAACAATAATATCACTGCGATTAACGATCGTACCAAGACGAGCCAAGATAGCCGCGTTGCCCCAGTAAATACAAGCAACGCAGCAAAAGCTGGTAATCGTCGAATTGATACCAATGATGAGAGTATTCAAGAAAGCCTTAAACGTTTAGCAGAATTTTATGAGCTGACGCCAGATACGAATGTTGCAACATCAAACAATACAGGCACTAGCGTAAACGACGAACAAAATAATATTCAAAACAGTTTGACGCCTGTAACGACTAATATCCCAACCGTAGGTAGCAATCTGCGCTTGCTGCCACATACCGTCGATAGTGCGGCGCGCTGTGAAGGACAATGGGTTTATCCTAAGAAAAACCCTAACTATCAACGGGCTGTTAATGAAGCAAGCGCCAGTAGTGGGCAACCAGCACCCAATTTAAATGGTCTGCCCAATAATCAAGCGCCACTATTTGCAGAGTCAGATTATGGCTACTATGATAATGTCGATTATGCCGAACTATCAGGTAATGTCATCATTGACCAAGGGACTCAGCATATTGAGGCTGAAAAAATCGTATTGGACTTAAGCAACGGGGTGGCAGCGGCGCAAGGTAAAGTGATGTTTACTGACCAAGCTACTGGCAATGTCTCTGTAAATGGTGCACAAGATCGCACTCAGCAAAATGGTAAAACTAGCCTTACTGATAAAGCAACACAAGGTGGTCTCATTGGTGTCGCTGACAATTTGAATTATAATACTGAAACAGGGCAATCTACTGCTACAAATGTTGCCTTTGCCAGTGTTGAGCTACAAGCACATGGTTATGCCAAGCGCTTAAACCGACCGAATGAGAGCCAATATGAATTGGATGAGGTCATGTATAGCACCTGCCCTCCGACCAATCGTAAGTGGCAATTTGATGCCAAAAGCATAGATTTAGACACTGAGACAGGACGCGGTGAAGCTTACAATACCACCTTCCGTATTGCTGATGTGCCTGTATTTTATCTGCCCTATTTTAACTTTCCAATAGACAGTCGACGCGGTAGTGGCTTCTTATTGCCTAATGCAAGTATCAGTAGCGAAAACGGACTTGAAATTGATGTGCCTTATTATTTCAACCTAGCTCCCAACTATGATGCCACGCTAAGCACGCATATTTATACCACTCGTAATCCTATGCTATCTGGAGAGTTTCGTTATTTAACAGAAAATTATGGCGAGGGTATCTTTAATGGTTCGTACTTGCCTAATGATAAAGAATACGATGGCGAAGACCGCCGCAGTTTGTTCTATGATCATTATTGGTCATCTACCAGCATCCCACGCCTAAGCGGTGAGGCCAAATACAGCTACGTATCTGATGCCGACTACCTTAATGATTTTGATACGCTAGGTTTATCAGATAACACCTTAAACTTGCCGCGCCGAGCGCAACTGAATTATTATAATGACTATGTCGACGGCGAGCTAAAAGTAGAAACCTTCCAAACACTTGATGCGTTGAATAACAATGGGCAGATGTTGCAAGATAAAGACAAGCCTTACTCGCGCCTACCGCAGCTCAAACTTGATTACCGTCTACCTTGGGCAAAGCATTTTGATATCACTGGCGTCAGTGACTCCGCTTATTTTAAAAAATCTATCGATGATGGTTCTGAGAATGAAAAAAGTGGCACACGTTTTTATAATAAACTCAGTGCATCTTATCCTATGGAGAACTCATGGGGTTATATCAAGCCAAAGCTAAGCTTACAACATCTGTTTACCACTTATGATGAAGATAGCTTAGTTGACAATTCACTGGATAAAGATGATGGCAGCCAGTCAGTGTTTGTCCCGCAAGCCAGTATTGATGCAGGTTTACATTTTTATCAAGCCGGCTCACCGTTTGGCGCATTTGATGACACGTTAGGTGGTTATCGTTTACTTAGCCCGCGCCTGAAATATACTTACTCGCCTTATAGAGACCAAAACGATATTCCAAACTTTAATACTCGTATTGCCTCTATTAACTATGAGCAGTTATTCTCAGACAGCTGGTTTTTAGGGCATGATCGCTTACAAGATTTACATGCTTTTACCCCAGGTATTAACTATCGTTACATCGATGCAACGGGCGTGACACGTTTTGATGGTAGCATTGGTGAACAATTTTATCTCGATGATGGACGCGTTACGCTTGATAATACAAAACCTGTCTTTACCTCATCCTCTTCAGGGCTAGTTTGGGATACCAGCACACAGCCTTATAATAATGTCTGGGTCGATGTGAGTGGCGCGCTGACCAATAGCTACGATTTAAATTATATTACTACTGAGTTACGTTACCAGCCATCTGATAGAAGCTTATTTAATGTAGGCTTTATCAAACGTCAACGTGATGAAAATACCAACCAGTTACCACTGTCTGCATTGACAGCGTCAGCAGTTTTCCCAATCAATAATAACTGGCGTGTACTGGCTCAAGGTCAATACGACTATAATCGCAACCAAATGCTCGATTCATTGATTGGGATCGATTATGAAGATTGCTGTTTTGGCTTTGCGGTTTATGGTCGTCGTTACTATAATGACTTGAATATTGCTGAAAAACCCACACAAGCGATTATGGCAGAAGTAAGATTAAGTGGTCTTGGCAGTGGTAGTAGCCGTTTGACACGCTTACTTGCTGATAAAGTATTAGGTTTTGAACCTGTTCAAAATGCATGGAAAGACTAATAACATGATAAGAGACAAGCCTAATTTATAGCCTAGTATGTATGGTATAAACTGGTTTGCATTCTATTATAAACAACCCTAGCTAATACTTTAGTATTAACATTATTTGATGCTAAAGCAGTGGCTAGTGGATTTAACCGATTACCATCCGATGCAATGACATTGATGAGGAGCATCATGAGATTTTTTTCTTTACGCCAAACAAGCCAAGCAGTATTCCTATCGATGGGCTTAATGACTGCTCTTGGTATGAGCGTTAGTGCCCAAGCAGCAACGGTGAACTCTGCAAAAGCGCAAGCGACGACAACTCAAAAAAACAACGTGGCCCGTTTAACGCCTGCCAATAGTACAGATGGCATAATTGCATTGGTGAATGAAAATGCGATTTTAAAAAGTGATCTCATTGCTGCCATTGCTCAGACACAGGCACGTGCAAAAGCGGCGGGTGAACCTATTGCCAATTCAGCACAGTTACAGTCAGAAGTATTAAACGCCCTTATTTTGCGCGAACTACAGCTGTCCTTGATCAAACGTGTTGGTTTAAATCCCGATGAAGCGTCTATCAATAAGCGCTTAGAACAAATAGCAAAAGCAGAAGGTTTAAATAGCATCGCCGCTTTACAACAGCGTTTAGACTCAGCGCAATCGGGCAGCTACGCGACTTTGCGCGCGCAGTTGATTGAAGATGCCGCTATTCAAGCCTTACAACAGCGTCAAATCACCAATCGTGTGCGTATTAGCGAGCAGGATATTGATGCATTTTTGGCATCACCTGAAGCCAAACGCTTGAACCAAAGTGAGTATCAGACAGTCCATGTCCGTGTTCCATATATGGATGACTATAGTCGCCTATCAGAAGCACAGCGTAATGACGCTTTAAAAGTGGCACAAAAGTTACGTACACGCCTTCTTGTGCCAAATGTCAATGTCGCTGAAGCGATTGCAGCCAGTCAAGGCAGCTACCCTATCCCATTACAAGGTGGTGATATGGGCTTTCATAAAGCCGCTGCCCTCCCAACTGAGCTATCGAGCGAGATTACCAAACTTGAGGTTGGCGCTGTGAGTGCGCCTTTAGTCACCCCTGAAGGTATCGATATTATTAAGCTTGCCAATAAAAAAGCCAATGATACCATGCTTGTTCCTCAGTGGAATACTCGTCATATCTTGGTTAAAGTTGATGAGCTACAAACAGATGCTCTTGCTGAGCAAAAAATTAACGACCTATATAGTCAGCTACGTAATGGTGCTGCCTTTGATAGTCTAGCATCAACGTATTCAGACGATCCTGGTTCAGCAGGGCGCGGCGGCGATTTAGATTGGGTTGGTGAAGATCAAATGATTGCTCCGTTTGAAGCAATGATGAAAAACACAGCTGTCGGTGACTATTCTGCCCCGTTTAAAACGCAATTTGGTTGGCACATACTCAAAGTTGAAGGTAAGCGTCAACAAGATGTCAGCGATGAGTATCGTCGCACTATGGCACGTCAAGCTCTATATCAACGCCTAGCACCACAAGCCAAAGAAGACTGGCTACAAGAGTTACGTGCTGGCGCTTATATCCAAGTGCTTGGTTAATGATCAAGTGAACTAAATAACCAGTCAAAGTATTTTATAAAAAAGGGTATATGCCGGTGCGTATATCCTTTTTTTATGCCTTTTGATTTGTTATTTACTTGAAAATAATAGCAGATACATAAATGCTCAAGCATAAAAAGAACGAGTAAAAATATATAAATTAATAACGTAAGCACAAAGAAAAGCCCCGAACCTAGGGCGATTGGTTCGGGGCTATGGTTTTTCATATTATTATTGTTATCTCTTCCGTGTTGACTCATCCTAAGTCATAAACAGTAATCCATGAGACAGTGGGCTGTCCTGTCCTATTATTGATACTGTCTCAACACTACATCCTTGCGTATCCTTGTGTTGATGGATGTATTCTAAGACAATTGATGTGCAGCGACTAGAGGCTAAAGACCTTATTTAACGTAAGCATTTGCTTACGTCTGAATTACTTCGTTAGCAGGTATTCTTTGCTTATTAGGATTCTGCTGAATTTCACTTCTATTCCGATTCTTCATGCTCTTTAGACACCTTGCAACCTTCTTTTTTGCCTGCTTCGATCTTATTTTCCGCCTCTTTAAAGTCGGCTGCTTGTGCTGTAGGAGCATTTCCTTTTTGATTACTCTCCTCTTCTGGCTCATATTGCAACGTTGTCATCACAGGAAAGTGGTCAGAGCCAATCGAAGGTAAACGTTCAATATCAATCACTGTGAAGCAAGCGCTATGGAAAAGATGATCCAATGCCCAACGTAAAAAAGGATAGTTAACGTGAAAAGTATTGATAAAATGTCGCCCAATACGGGGATCTAGTAGCCCTGAAATACGTTGAAAACGACGTGTGGTCTGTGACCAAGCAACGTCATTAAGATCACCTGCCAATATGGCCGTTTGCTTATTGTCTTTAATATGCTTGCCAACCATCAATAGCTCAGCATCACGGGTCGTAGATTTATCAGCTTCTGTTGGACTGGGGGGCATAGGATGCAAGCAATAAAGCCAAATGACGCGCCCACCTTGCAACTGTATCTGAGTATGAATAGAAGGTATATCATCAATGATCAAATATTTAATCTCAGGGTCTATCAGCTCAAGCTTAGAATAAAGATGCATACCATATAAATTATCTAAAGGCACTTTTACTGTATAAGGGTAATCAGACTCAACTTGATCAAGCGCTTTTTCCCATTTTTCATCACTTTCTAAAGTAATTAAGATATCAGGTTGTTTCTGTTGTACTAACTCAACCAATTTATAAGTATCATCATTGGTGGTCAACACATTTGAAACCATGATTTTTAACTGATATTCCTCAACATCCGGCTTATCTTTGGCATTTTGTACTTCTTTCTTCCATAGCAGAGTATAGGGCAATACCATTCTGAGCTGAAAGGCTAACGTAATACTCAAAGCCGCAAACAACAGCCATTGTTCTAGCTGCCACTGAGGTCCAAATACCACCATGCCAAGCCAAGCAATGATACCAAGTATCATGATTTGAATACGAGGGAAATCCACACCGCGTACCCACCAATTATCAAGTGGTAGCCATCCCCAAATAGTGATAAATGCAACGAGCCCTGCCAGTCCTTGCGCACCGTAATATAGAAAGGAGAAATCCATCATGTGTATCGACCATTTATCAAATCAACAGTTATGCCATTGATTATGTTCGTTATTATTATGGCTTAGCGTCTATAATAGCTAAACGATAAATTCTCTTAATAAAATGCATATAAAAATATTTAAATAAAAAACATAAAAACGAAAAGTGCTTAAGGTAAGCAGTATATATAAAGGCTTACTTTAGCATTCCAGACAACCTGCGCCTACTATTGAACACTAATTACCTAATAGATACTATAAAACATTACAAAGATCAGGCTTACGTCTGTGCTTATTCTGTTATCAAAGTCGATATTTCACTCATGATGAATATCATTTCTCATTCATTAGCAGAGCTAGAAGAATGACCATAACTCAAAGTTATAACTATCATAGTTAATAGTGCTAGTAAAACCCGCGAAACCCATCAAAAAACCTTGCTTTTTGGAGCTATTCACGGCATTGTTATTGGTTGGCGATGCAACAATTTATTGTAAAAAAGGATTGAGTTTGATGAGTGATTTAACAGTAGGTTTGGTAGGCTGGCGCGGTATGGTCGGGTCAGTATTGTTACAACGTATGATGGAAGAAAAAGATTTTGACGGTATTACGCCAGTATTCTTTTCAACCAGTAATGCAGGCGGTGATGCGCCAAGTTTTGATGGTATTAAGACCAGCCAACTACAAGATGCTCATGATATTGACGCCCTTACCGCTTGTGATGTGATTATTACCTGCCAAGGTGGCGACTATACCTCAAAAGTACATCAACCACTGCGGGATAGTGGTTGGGCTGGTTATTGGATTGATGCGGCAAGTACCTTACGCATGGAAGATGACAGCATCATCATTCTTGATCCGGTTAATCGAGTTGTTATCGATAATGCACTCGCTGAGGGTAAAAAAGACTTTATCGGTGGCAACTGTACTGTGTCACTAATGCTGATGGCAATTGGTGAGCTGTTTAATAAAGGTTGGGTAGAATGGGTCAGCGCCATGACTTATCAAGCCGCTAGTGGTTCAGGCGCTAACAACATGCGTGAGCTTATTGAAGGCATGGGTGTATTACGTGATGCTGTTAAAGATGAGCTTGCCAATCCTGCTAGCGCCATTCTTGAGATTGATAAAAAAATCGCTCAGACTCAACGCTCAGACGATTTTCCTAAACAATACTTTGGCGTGCCATTGGCCGGTAGCTTGATTCCTTATATCGACTCACAATTAGAGAACAAGCAGTCTCGTGAAGAATGGAAAGGTGGTGTTGAAACCAATAAGATCCTTGGCAACTCTGAAGCAGATAAGATTGCTATCGATGGTATGTGTGTTCGCGTTGGGGCGATGCGCTGTCATGCACAAGGCTTAACGATTAAGCTCAAAAAAGACATTCCACTAAAAGAGATTGAAGCAGCACTGAAGAATAGCGGTAATCAGTGGTTAGACGTGGTTGAAGACAATAAAGAAGCCACTATGAACCGCTTAACACCTGTTGCAGTAACCGGCACCTTAACGGTTGCACTAGGTCGCCTGCGTAAGCTTAATATGGGGCCTGAGTATTTAGGCGCATTCACCGTTGGTGACCAACTATTATGGGGCGCGGCTGAGCCATTACGCCGTATGCTGAACATCATTCGCGAGCAAAATAGCTGAAGCTAATATTCTGAATTTGGATATAAAAAAGACAGCAATTGCTGTCTTTTTTATGAGTTATTTTTGCTGATAAGTGATCATTATTTCATTGCGGCGCATAAATGGCAGTGTCCATGGTGGATTGTAACGTGCCAATTCAGGTTCACCTGACATCTTTAATTTTTGCGCCTGCATCCAAGACTGTAATTCTGCCGTTTTCGCAGCCACCTTTTCACTGCCAGCAAGCCCTGAAAACTTAATAACACCGTAAGTCTTAGCGGGTACTTTCACAATCTCAATATTTGAATTATTTGGTTTTGGTAGCGTTTGCAGCGTGTATTGGCTTGGCATGGTAAATTGCACACGCCATTTTCCATCGTTTTGTTGCATACTCACTGGCGCTGTCATGGCTATTTTTTGTGACTCATCACTGCTATTTTTATTTTCAGATTGCATCGTCACAGGGGCAGTCATGCTGATTTTGCTACTCTCGCCACTTGGCGCGGTATTGTTACCAAATATATAATCCGCTAACACCTTAAACCCTGCCCGACTGGCGGTATTTTGATCGCCAGAAACCCAAGTTTGCGCCACCAATTGCTCATCATAACGACGCAATTCAAAATGTTCAGTTTGCGACAAGACAGTATATTTCGGCTCTTCGGTAGCCATAGCTGCTCCTGATATCGATAATAGGCTACTTAACAATAAGCTGCTCTTTAAGTAATTTCTTTTGGTCATGACTTATCTCCATTGTCCAAAAGCATATAAGGTATTAATACTTGGGTTTTGGTCTGTTTTCTACTTTAGCAATGACTTGATCACGATGTCTGTAGCTTTTAGTTATAGTCGACTAAAAACACCCCATGAAATCTAAGCTAAATAAACATCAATAACCAAAAAAAGCCTAACAATGCTATAATTAGCACCATTTTCATAGCTCATATAGCGGTTACCTTATGCAATTTGTCTTACATAAAACAGCCAGTGGTGTCACTCGCGCACGCCGTGGTACAGTCCACCTCAATCATGGCGATGTACAAACGCCAGCCTTTATGCCAGTAGGTACTTACGGTACCGTTAAAGGCATGCTACCACGTGATATTGAAGCAATTGGCGCAGATATCATCTTGGGCAATACTTTTCATTTATGGTTACGCCCTGGTACCGACATTATTGATAAATTCGGTGGCTTACATAAATTCATGCATTGGGATAAGCCTATTTTGACTGACTCTGGCGGATTTCAGGTATTCAGTCTTGGCGCGATGCGTAAGATCACTGAAGAAGGTGTGACTTTTAAATCACCTATCGATGGTGCTAAAGTCTTTTTATCACCAGAAAAATCGATGCAGATTCAATATAGCTTGAACTCAGATATCGTGATGCAGTTTGATGAGTGTACGCCCTATCCTGCCACTCACGATGAAGCTAAAAAGTCTTTAGAGTTGTCACTACGTTGGGGACAACGCTGCGTTGATGAGCATAAAAATCTTGGCAGTACCAATGCGTTATTTGGCATCATTCAAGGCAG
The window above is part of the Psychrobacter cryohalolentis K5 genome. Proteins encoded here:
- a CDS encoding SOUL family heme-binding protein gives rise to the protein MTKRNYLKSSLLLSSLLSISGAAMATEEPKYTVLSQTEHFELRRYDEQLVAQTWVSGDQNTASRAGFKVLADYIFGNNTAPSGESSKISMTAPVTMQSENKNSSDESQKIAMTAPVSMQQNDGKWRVQFTMPSQYTLQTLPKPNNSNIEIVKVPAKTYGVIKFSGLAGSEKVAAKTAELQSWMQAQKLKMSGEPELARYNPPWTLPFMRRNEIMITYQQK
- a CDS encoding LPS-assembly protein LptD, which encodes MLYSPLYQSIRLILFGALGLSSLTVSAAINQTDSMMPEPLVTDSSNQYADDVATDAGFNNEINNQDISYQSDSQQSAAYKKASLSSDATLSNDAAVNNNNITAINDRTKTSQDSRVAPVNTSNAAKAGNRRIDTNDESIQESLKRLAEFYELTPDTNVATSNNTGTSVNDEQNNIQNSLTPVTTNIPTVGSNLRLLPHTVDSAARCEGQWVYPKKNPNYQRAVNEASASSGQPAPNLNGLPNNQAPLFAESDYGYYDNVDYAELSGNVIIDQGTQHIEAEKIVLDLSNGVAAAQGKVMFTDQATGNVSVNGAQDRTQQNGKTSLTDKATQGGLIGVADNLNYNTETGQSTATNVAFASVELQAHGYAKRLNRPNESQYELDEVMYSTCPPTNRKWQFDAKSIDLDTETGRGEAYNTTFRIADVPVFYLPYFNFPIDSRRGSGFLLPNASISSENGLEIDVPYYFNLAPNYDATLSTHIYTTRNPMLSGEFRYLTENYGEGIFNGSYLPNDKEYDGEDRRSLFYDHYWSSTSIPRLSGEAKYSYVSDADYLNDFDTLGLSDNTLNLPRRAQLNYYNDYVDGELKVETFQTLDALNNNGQMLQDKDKPYSRLPQLKLDYRLPWAKHFDITGVSDSAYFKKSIDDGSENEKSGTRFYNKLSASYPMENSWGYIKPKLSLQHLFTTYDEDSLVDNSLDKDDGSQSVFVPQASIDAGLHFYQAGSPFGAFDDTLGGYRLLSPRLKYTYSPYRDQNDIPNFNTRIASINYEQLFSDSWFLGHDRLQDLHAFTPGINYRYIDATGVTRFDGSIGEQFYLDDGRVTLDNTKPVFTSSSSGLVWDTSTQPYNNVWVDVSGALTNSYDLNYITTELRYQPSDRSLFNVGFIKRQRDENTNQLPLSALTASAVFPINNNWRVLAQGQYDYNRNQMLDSLIGIDYEDCCFGFAVYGRRYYNDLNIAEKPTQAIMAEVRLSGLGSGSSRLTRLLADKVLGFEPVQNAWKD
- the tgt gene encoding tRNA guanosine(34) transglycosylase Tgt, with protein sequence MQFVLHKTASGVTRARRGTVHLNHGDVQTPAFMPVGTYGTVKGMLPRDIEAIGADIILGNTFHLWLRPGTDIIDKFGGLHKFMHWDKPILTDSGGFQVFSLGAMRKITEEGVTFKSPIDGAKVFLSPEKSMQIQYSLNSDIVMQFDECTPYPATHDEAKKSLELSLRWGQRCVDEHKNLGSTNALFGIIQGSMYADLRKQSLEGLLEIGFDGYAIGGLSVGEPKEEMIDVLDYIADDMPADKPRYLMGVGKPEDLVEGVRRGVDMFDCVMPTRNARNGHYFVTGDADNAGVVRIRNSQYRTDEGPLDPECDCYTCQNFSRAYLSHLNKCKEMLGAQLATIHNLRYYQRLMQNIRDAIEQDKFDEFVNEFYSKRGQTVPELNLR
- the asd gene encoding aspartate-semialdehyde dehydrogenase; this translates as MSDLTVGLVGWRGMVGSVLLQRMMEEKDFDGITPVFFSTSNAGGDAPSFDGIKTSQLQDAHDIDALTACDVIITCQGGDYTSKVHQPLRDSGWAGYWIDAASTLRMEDDSIIILDPVNRVVIDNALAEGKKDFIGGNCTVSLMLMAIGELFNKGWVEWVSAMTYQAASGSGANNMRELIEGMGVLRDAVKDELANPASAILEIDKKIAQTQRSDDFPKQYFGVPLAGSLIPYIDSQLENKQSREEWKGGVETNKILGNSEADKIAIDGMCVRVGAMRCHAQGLTIKLKKDIPLKEIEAALKNSGNQWLDVVEDNKEATMNRLTPVAVTGTLTVALGRLRKLNMGPEYLGAFTVGDQLLWGAAEPLRRMLNIIREQNS
- a CDS encoding endonuclease/exonuclease/phosphatase family protein, which codes for MMDFSFLYYGAQGLAGLVAFITIWGWLPLDNWWVRGVDFPRIQIMILGIIAWLGMVVFGPQWQLEQWLLFAALSITLAFQLRMVLPYTLLWKKEVQNAKDKPDVEEYQLKIMVSNVLTTNDDTYKLVELVQQKQPDILITLESDEKWEKALDQVESDYPYTVKVPLDNLYGMHLYSKLELIDPEIKYLIIDDIPSIHTQIQLQGGRVIWLYCLHPMPPSPTEADKSTTRDAELLMVGKHIKDNKQTAILAGDLNDVAWSQTTRRFQRISGLLDPRIGRHFINTFHVNYPFLRWALDHLFHSACFTVIDIERLPSIGSDHFPVMTTLQYEPEEESNQKGNAPTAQAADFKEAENKIEAGKKEGCKVSKEHEESE
- a CDS encoding aminoglycoside phosphotransferase family protein, which codes for MLFMTEKTITDEQILELAIPAINTPQESLKCWLKQVFENQTFTLESLPGDASARRYHRIQLVAGGTDDTTKTARYIVMDSADEQDAMQQFINVAKLMSQAINVPTLIAQDVTKGFLVLQDFGAVEFAHLLVGATPAQVNDYYQSAMQALVALQQIPVETAKSQHQLPDYDAAMLTREMDLFSEWFIPHIGVTLDTSLWENLKSALIEEIVLQPQVIVHRDYHSRNLMQDQADNTRLGVIDFQDAVIGAHSYDLVSLLRDAYVEWSEAQVTQWIHDFWQLQKRAGLLTADSAEQLEKQVNIMGVQRHLKVLGIFIRLYERDGKSRYLADIPKVMRDFLFELEWLSTKGSARLQQVVLPFNQWIMDTVLPAYQTKFVQQYI
- a CDS encoding peptidylprolyl isomerase, translated to MRFFSLRQTSQAVFLSMGLMTALGMSVSAQAATVNSAKAQATTTQKNNVARLTPANSTDGIIALVNENAILKSDLIAAIAQTQARAKAAGEPIANSAQLQSEVLNALILRELQLSLIKRVGLNPDEASINKRLEQIAKAEGLNSIAALQQRLDSAQSGSYATLRAQLIEDAAIQALQQRQITNRVRISEQDIDAFLASPEAKRLNQSEYQTVHVRVPYMDDYSRLSEAQRNDALKVAQKLRTRLLVPNVNVAEAIAASQGSYPIPLQGGDMGFHKAAALPTELSSEITKLEVGAVSAPLVTPEGIDIIKLANKKANDTMLVPQWNTRHILVKVDELQTDALAEQKINDLYSQLRNGAAFDSLASTYSDDPGSAGRGGDLDWVGEDQMIAPFEAMMKNTAVGDYSAPFKTQFGWHILKVEGKRQQDVSDEYRRTMARQALYQRLAPQAKEDWLQELRAGAYIQVLG